Proteins from a single region of Strix aluco isolate bStrAlu1 chromosome W, bStrAlu1.hap1, whole genome shotgun sequence:
- the LOC141917770 gene encoding zinc finger protein 131-like isoform X1, with protein sequence MEAEEMMECIQEFPEHYKVILDKLNEQREQDQFTDITLIVDGHHFKAHKAVLAACSQFFYKFFQDFTQEPLVEIEGVSNMAFRHLIEFTYTAKLMVQGEEETNDVWKAAEYLQMLEAIKALEIRNKENSSPLESNQTQGKNKPKKRKIAETSNVITETLPSAESEPVEIEVEIAEGTIEVEDDGIETLEVASAEQSIKYIQTTGTSDESALALLADITSKYRQGETKCQSQEEGDSATDPSCKQVEGIEIVELQLSHVKNLFHCEKCNRSFKLFYHFKEHMKTHSTESYKCDTCNKRYLRESALKQHLTCYHLDEGGASKKQRPGKKIHICQYCDKQFDHFGHFKEHLRKHTGEKPFECPNCHERFARNSTLKCHLTACQSGAGAKKGRKKLYECQVCNSVFNSWDQFKDHLVIHTGDKPNHCTLCDLWFMQGSELRRHLKDMHSISERIVTEEILPVEAVEAEPVTSMTIIEQVEQVHVLPVIQVQVDPAQVTVEQMHQNLIQDSQVKGTQIEELQEQVQISYLEFEHIQTEQHAEVHVEQLHVEHVNQIEMEEVQAELIDGTDLEQVEYESVDQGEAEKKETSQVDDADKEDHEQAEDFKPQQFMDTQNEFRGEGEGGNGFHMEAAGHSKRDALN encoded by the exons GTCACCATTTCAAAGCTCATAAGGCTGTTCTTGCTGCCTGTAGCCAGTTCTTCTACAAATTCTTCCAAGATTTCACTCAGGAGCCCTTGGTGGAGATTGAAG GTGTAAGTAACATGGCATTTCGTCACCTAATTGAGTTCACCTATACAGCAAAACTAATGGTCCAAGGTGAGGAAGAAACAAATGATGTTTGGAAAGCAGCTGAGTATCTACAGATGTTAGAAGCGATCAAAGCACTTGAAATCAG GAACAAAGAAAATTCATCACCCTTAGAATCAAATCAAACGCAAggtaaaaataaaccaaaaaagagGAAGATAGCTGAAACCTCTAATGTTATCACAGAAACACTGCCATCTGCAGAATCGGAGCCTGTTGAAATTGAGGTTGAGATTGCTGAGGGGACAATTGAAGTGGAAGATGACGGCATAGAAACACTTGAAGTAGCTTCTGCAGAGCAATCTATAAAGTACATACAGACAACAGGTACATCAGATGAATCTGCTTTGGCTCTTTTGGCAGATATCACCAGTAAGTATCGTCAGGGAGAGACAAAATGCCAGAGCCAAGAAGAAGGTGATAGTGCAACTGATCCCTCATGCAAACAGGTAGAAGGTATTGAAATTGTGGAACTTCAGCTGTCACATGTGAAGAACTTATTCCACTGTGAGAAATGTAACCGTTCGTTTAAATTGTTTTACCATTTTAAGGAACACATGAAAACACACTCTACTGAGAGTTACAAGTGTGACACATGCAATAAAAGGTACCTACGAGAGAGTGCTTTGAAACAGCACCTCACCTGTTACCACCTTGATGAAGGTGGTGCCAGCAAGAAGCAAAGACCtggcaaaaaaatacatatatgccAGTACTGTGATAAGCAGTTTGACCACTTTGGACATTTTAAAGAACACCTCCGGAAGCACACAG GTGAAAAACCATTTGAATGTCCAAACTGCCATGAACGTTTTGCTAGGAATAGCACACTCAAATGTCACCTGACGGCCTGTCAGTCTGGAGCTGGAgctaaaaagggaagaaagaagctgTACGAATGTCAG GTCTGTAACAGTGTGTTTAACAGCTGGGATCAATTTAAAGATCATTTGGTAATACACACCGGTGACAAACCCAATCACTGTACCTTATGTGATTTGTGGTTTATGCAAGGCAGTGAGCTGAGAAGGCATCTCAAAGACATGCACAGTATTTCAGAACGAATAGTGACAGAAGAGATTCTTCCAGTGGAAGCTGTGGAAGCTGAACCAGTAACATCAATGACTATTATAGAACAAGtggagcaagtccatgtcctacCAGTAATTCAGGTACAAGTGGATCCTGCACAGGTAACTGTGGAACAGATGCACCAGAATCTCATACAGGACAGTCAAGTGAAAGGCACACAGATAGAGGAACTGCAAGAACAGGTGCAAATTAGTTACTTGGAATTTGAACACATTCAGACTGAACAACATGCTGAAGTTCATGTGGAGCAGTTACATGTTGAGCATGTAAATCAAATAGAGATGGAAGAAGTACAGGCAGAACTTATAGATGGAACAGACCTGGAacaagtagaatatgaaagtgttgatcaaggagaagcagaaaaaaaggaaactagtCAAGTAGATGATGCAGATAAGGAAGATCATGAACAAGCTGAAGACTTTAAACCTCAACAGTTCATGGACACACAGAATGAATTTAGGGGGGAGGGTGAGGGAGGAAACGGATTCCACATGGAGGCAGCAGGACACTCTAAAAGGGATGCTTTAAATTAG
- the LOC141917770 gene encoding zinc finger protein 131-like isoform X2 — MAFRHLIEFTYTAKLMVQGEEETNDVWKAAEYLQMLEAIKALEIRNKENSSPLESNQTQGKNKPKKRKIAETSNVITETLPSAESEPVEIEVEIAEGTIEVEDDGIETLEVASAEQSIKYIQTTGTSDESALALLADITSKYRQGETKCQSQEEGDSATDPSCKQVEGIEIVELQLSHVKNLFHCEKCNRSFKLFYHFKEHMKTHSTESYKCDTCNKRYLRESALKQHLTCYHLDEGGASKKQRPGKKIHICQYCDKQFDHFGHFKEHLRKHTGEKPFECPNCHERFARNSTLKCHLTACQSGAGAKKGRKKLYECQVCNSVFNSWDQFKDHLVIHTGDKPNHCTLCDLWFMQGSELRRHLKDMHSISERIVTEEILPVEAVEAEPVTSMTIIEQVEQVHVLPVIQVQVDPAQVTVEQMHQNLIQDSQVKGTQIEELQEQVQISYLEFEHIQTEQHAEVHVEQLHVEHVNQIEMEEVQAELIDGTDLEQVEYESVDQGEAEKKETSQVDDADKEDHEQAEDFKPQQFMDTQNEFRGEGEGGNGFHMEAAGHSKRDALN; from the exons ATGGCATTTCGTCACCTAATTGAGTTCACCTATACAGCAAAACTAATGGTCCAAGGTGAGGAAGAAACAAATGATGTTTGGAAAGCAGCTGAGTATCTACAGATGTTAGAAGCGATCAAAGCACTTGAAATCAG GAACAAAGAAAATTCATCACCCTTAGAATCAAATCAAACGCAAggtaaaaataaaccaaaaaagagGAAGATAGCTGAAACCTCTAATGTTATCACAGAAACACTGCCATCTGCAGAATCGGAGCCTGTTGAAATTGAGGTTGAGATTGCTGAGGGGACAATTGAAGTGGAAGATGACGGCATAGAAACACTTGAAGTAGCTTCTGCAGAGCAATCTATAAAGTACATACAGACAACAGGTACATCAGATGAATCTGCTTTGGCTCTTTTGGCAGATATCACCAGTAAGTATCGTCAGGGAGAGACAAAATGCCAGAGCCAAGAAGAAGGTGATAGTGCAACTGATCCCTCATGCAAACAGGTAGAAGGTATTGAAATTGTGGAACTTCAGCTGTCACATGTGAAGAACTTATTCCACTGTGAGAAATGTAACCGTTCGTTTAAATTGTTTTACCATTTTAAGGAACACATGAAAACACACTCTACTGAGAGTTACAAGTGTGACACATGCAATAAAAGGTACCTACGAGAGAGTGCTTTGAAACAGCACCTCACCTGTTACCACCTTGATGAAGGTGGTGCCAGCAAGAAGCAAAGACCtggcaaaaaaatacatatatgccAGTACTGTGATAAGCAGTTTGACCACTTTGGACATTTTAAAGAACACCTCCGGAAGCACACAG GTGAAAAACCATTTGAATGTCCAAACTGCCATGAACGTTTTGCTAGGAATAGCACACTCAAATGTCACCTGACGGCCTGTCAGTCTGGAGCTGGAgctaaaaagggaagaaagaagctgTACGAATGTCAG GTCTGTAACAGTGTGTTTAACAGCTGGGATCAATTTAAAGATCATTTGGTAATACACACCGGTGACAAACCCAATCACTGTACCTTATGTGATTTGTGGTTTATGCAAGGCAGTGAGCTGAGAAGGCATCTCAAAGACATGCACAGTATTTCAGAACGAATAGTGACAGAAGAGATTCTTCCAGTGGAAGCTGTGGAAGCTGAACCAGTAACATCAATGACTATTATAGAACAAGtggagcaagtccatgtcctacCAGTAATTCAGGTACAAGTGGATCCTGCACAGGTAACTGTGGAACAGATGCACCAGAATCTCATACAGGACAGTCAAGTGAAAGGCACACAGATAGAGGAACTGCAAGAACAGGTGCAAATTAGTTACTTGGAATTTGAACACATTCAGACTGAACAACATGCTGAAGTTCATGTGGAGCAGTTACATGTTGAGCATGTAAATCAAATAGAGATGGAAGAAGTACAGGCAGAACTTATAGATGGAACAGACCTGGAacaagtagaatatgaaagtgttgatcaaggagaagcagaaaaaaaggaaactagtCAAGTAGATGATGCAGATAAGGAAGATCATGAACAAGCTGAAGACTTTAAACCTCAACAGTTCATGGACACACAGAATGAATTTAGGGGGGAGGGTGAGGGAGGAAACGGATTCCACATGGAGGCAGCAGGACACTCTAAAAGGGATGCTTTAAATTAG